The genome window ATTTAGTTAAGTGAGTACAAAGAAAAAAAATTCGTTGTTTGAAATTTTGATGCGTCTGGTTGTCGTCGTGGTGATTTATACGGTGCGAGTTTTTATGTTCGCCTGGTTCCGTCCGAAGGTGGAATGGACGGGGGAGACGGTAAAGTCGGCTCACCTCAAGACGCCTTCGGTCATTATCGCGAATCATACCTCGATGCTGGACCCCATCATGATGCTGGCGGTGTTCTTTTACAACCATAGCATCGTGGTGGCGAAGGACCAGGTTGAGGACCCGCATTTTAGCTGGGCGCTTACTCGTGCAAAGTGCGTGATTCCCTGCGACCGTTTCAATATGGATACCGAATGGGCCCTGCTTGCGAAACGTGAGTTGGAAAAGGGAAACTCCGTTATCATTTTCCCCGAAGGCAAGTGTCGCTACGACGGTTTGTTGAACGAGTTCAAGACGGGATTCGCTTTCCTTGCGCGTAGTACAGGAGCTCCTGTTCTTTCGGTGGGACTCGACGGAATTTATAAGTTCGGGCATCGAACCCACGTGGTAGTTGCTGAACCCGAAAAGATTGAACGCGTCAAGGGAATTCCTTCGTCAAAGCATTTGGCTGAACGCAGTGAATACTTCAGGCAGAAGGTTTGGGGCTTGAAACAGCGCGCGCTAGGTGTGGCGGAAGTTTCGACGTTGCCAGTGTCGGCTGAAACTCCAGAGGAGGTTGAGGGGTGAAAACGGGGCTTGTGTTAGAAGGCGGGTCTCGCCAGACTATGTTCAGTGCGGGTGTGATTGATACCTGGCTTGAAGAGGGTGGAATTGATTTTAATTATGTGGCAGGAGTTTCGGCTGGAGCTCATGCTGCGGTCAACTTTATCACTCGTCAGCAGGGTCGTCTGCGCTTTATTGTGCTTCCGACTCGCTTGCAGAAAGGCAAAAAGTGGGCGAGCAAGTTTATAGGGATTCAAAAAGAATTCCATGCGCTCAACTACCTCGCCGCCGACGGTGAAATGCCGCTGGATTTTGACGCCTACTGCAATTCTAGAACTGAATTTGAAATAGGCCTCACTTGCTGCGAAACGGGACGCGCCGAATTCAAGTCCGAAAAAGCCGACAAGAAAAGACTCCTGGATTTGATCAGCGCCAGTTGCGCACTTCCGATGATTTTCCCGATGGCCTCCCTTGAAGGGAAACATTATGCAGACGGATGCATTACCGTACCGATTCCCTTTGAACGCGCGTTCGAGAGGGGCTGTGACAAGGTCGTTGCAATATCGACGCATTATCCTGGCGAAGCGGTAACGGATTTCCGCAAGTACCGTGCGATTCTGAATCCGATGTACAAACGCAAGTATCCTGATCTGTTCCGTGCGCTCATGATTCGTCTCAAGCGTTACGACAAAATGTTTGTGCAGATTGAAAAACTTGAAAAAGAAGGCCGCCTGTTCCTCGTTCGTCCGCTGATTGAACTCTGCGATCAGTTTGACACGAATATGGATAAGATGAACGAATCGTATGAGCACGGTGTCGAAATTGCAAAAAAGCGAATGGACGATTTAAAGGCCTTCTTGGAAATTTAATCGCGAATGCGCAGGCTCTCGCGAACGCTTACTTTTTCTTTCCCGAGCAGCTTGTAGAGTTTGCATCTAAAAATCGGGATGGCGATGGTGACGGCAACAGTAACGATGATTGCCGAAAGGTAGGCCGTCCCAGGTTTGTCAAGCTCGCTCTTGAAAACAATCCGCAAAACTAGTAG of Fibrobacter sp. UWH4 contains these proteins:
- a CDS encoding lysophospholipid acyltransferase family protein, encoding MSTKKKNSLFEILMRLVVVVVIYTVRVFMFAWFRPKVEWTGETVKSAHLKTPSVIIANHTSMLDPIMMLAVFFYNHSIVVAKDQVEDPHFSWALTRAKCVIPCDRFNMDTEWALLAKRELEKGNSVIIFPEGKCRYDGLLNEFKTGFAFLARSTGAPVLSVGLDGIYKFGHRTHVVVAEPEKIERVKGIPSSKHLAERSEYFRQKVWGLKQRALGVAEVSTLPVSAETPEEVEG
- a CDS encoding patatin family protein; amino-acid sequence: MLEGGSRQTMFSAGVIDTWLEEGGIDFNYVAGVSAGAHAAVNFITRQQGRLRFIVLPTRLQKGKKWASKFIGIQKEFHALNYLAADGEMPLDFDAYCNSRTEFEIGLTCCETGRAEFKSEKADKKRLLDLISASCALPMIFPMASLEGKHYADGCITVPIPFERAFERGCDKVVAISTHYPGEAVTDFRKYRAILNPMYKRKYPDLFRALMIRLKRYDKMFVQIEKLEKEGRLFLVRPLIELCDQFDTNMDKMNESYEHGVEIAKKRMDDLKAFLEI